A genomic window from Punica granatum isolate Tunisia-2019 chromosome 2, ASM765513v2, whole genome shotgun sequence includes:
- the LOC116197547 gene encoding squalene synthase 2-like, whose protein sequence is MGDLGEILKHPDEICPMIKLGMQVRETEMRTPELHWAFCYTMLRRVTSKFAVSLLQLGPEHRNAVRMIFYLVLRALDTIEDDMSLSSEVKTPILEDFHEHIYDRDWHFSCGSSDCRVLMDQFHLVRQAFLELDKSHQEMIKDVTERMGAGMAKFIDKEIETIDDLNEYGYYVAGLPLHGMLKMFVVPGLEDSDAEYGRLSNSMGLFIMKANCIRDFLEDIDEIPRPRKFWPREIWSKYVNRLEDLKYEENSVEAVRCLNEMITSSLVHVEDCFKYLSVVKDVPALFRLFALRQVMAIGALALCYNNIDVFRFGVKQRRGLIAKLTERTRTMSDVYGVFFEFCSLMKSKVDRHDPNATETVRRLDDIQNICINSGLLNRRKFYIMRSEEGYNSALIAGLSMLLPIVAYISAHHLIVNWLEIYSELTRLAKT, encoded by the exons ATGGGTGATTTAGGGGAGATACTGAAGCACCCGGATGAAATCTGCCCGATGATAAAACTGGGAATGCAGGTCCGGGAAACGGAGATGCGAACACCTGAGCTGCACTGGGCCTTTTGCTACACTATGCTCCGCAGGGTCACGAGCAAGTTCGCCGTCTCCCTTCTGCAGCTCGGCCCTGAGCACCGGAATGCTGTGAGA ATGATCTTCTACTTGGTTCTTCGCGCTCTCGATACTATTG AGGATGATATGAGCTTGTCTTCAGAAGTAAAAACACCGATCCTCGAGGATTTCCACGAACACATCTACGACCGTGACTGGCACTTCTCTT GTGGTTCTTCTGATTGCAGAGTCCTCATGGACCAATTCCATCTTGTGCGACAAGCCTTCCTGGAGCTCGATAAAAG TCATCAAGAGATGATCAAGGATGTTACTGAAAGAATGGGAGCAGGAATGGCAAAATTTATAGACAAGGAG ATTGAGACGATCGATGACTTAAACGAGTATGGCTACTATGTTGCTGGACTTCCCCTTCACGGAATGTTGAAAATGTTTGTCGTCCCCGGATTGGAGGACTCAGATGCAGAATATGGTCGTCTCTCCAACTCCATGGGCTTATTTATTATG AAAGCGAATTGTATCCGTGACTTTCTTGAAGATATAGATGAGATCCCTAGGCCACGTAAGTTTTGGCCCCGTGAGATTTGGAGCAAGTATGTTAACAGATTGGAG gACTTAAAGTATGAAGAGAACTCTGTCGAGGCAGTTCGGTGCCTGAATGAAATGATCACTAGCAGTCTGGTCCATGTGGAAGATTGCTTCAAGTACTTGTCCGTTGTGAAAGATGTTCCCGCTTTGTTTCGGCTTTTTGCACTGCGTCAG GTTATGGCTATTGGAGCATTGGCGTTATGCTACAACAATATCGATGTCTTCAGATTCGGAGTAAAACAGAGACGGG GTCTTATAGCTAAGCTCACCGAGAGGACGAGAACGATGTCAGACGTATATGGTGTCTTCTTTGAGTTTTGCAGTTTAATGAAGTCTAAG GTTGATAGACACGACCCGAATGCGACAGAGACAGTGAGAAGACTTGATGACATACAGAATATCTGCATCAACTCAGGATTGCTAAATCGCAG GAAATTCTATATTATGAGGAGTGAGGAAGGCTACAATTCAGCACTG ATTGCGGGGCTGTCCATGCTTCTACCCATCGTTGCTTATATATCCGCCCATCATCTAATTGTAAATT GGCTGGAAATCTACTCGGAGTTGACTCGATTGGCAAAAACTTGA